One Actinoplanes missouriensis 431 DNA segment encodes these proteins:
- a CDS encoding sensor histidine kinase encodes MSVKRSDVAVAVAFAVFALFEEFTIRMPGGWWPYALAGFTLLILFRRRIPVLAMVANALAATQVFYVEATIADERTVNFRLWQVVSMMIISYTVGRERPSDKRGIAAVAFTFAMYFGFNPGDPMADIFFPIAPYLLGLGVAAQARRSAESARVLADLRGQQAHDAVMEERVRIARELHDMVAHSVTVMVIQAGVVRRRMEAGLDVDHDLLRSIESGGRDAVGELRRTLGLLRGEESGEESGVTVLPPAGMDRLDELIAQVREAGLTVTVRREGTPAPLLPAVDLSAYRIVQEALTNVLKHAGPVRVTVGIAYRGDGVHLSVVNDGPVAAAPAGGGQGLIGMRERAALFGGELTAGPCPGGGFAITARLPR; translated from the coding sequence GTGAGCGTGAAGCGGTCGGATGTGGCGGTGGCGGTGGCGTTCGCCGTCTTCGCGCTCTTCGAGGAGTTCACCATCCGGATGCCCGGGGGCTGGTGGCCCTATGCGCTGGCCGGCTTCACCCTGCTGATCCTGTTCCGCCGGCGGATCCCGGTGCTCGCGATGGTCGCGAACGCCCTGGCCGCGACGCAGGTGTTCTACGTCGAGGCGACCATCGCCGACGAGAGGACCGTGAATTTCCGGCTGTGGCAGGTCGTCTCCATGATGATCATCTCTTACACGGTGGGCCGCGAGCGGCCGTCCGACAAGCGTGGCATCGCGGCCGTCGCGTTCACCTTCGCCATGTATTTCGGGTTCAACCCCGGCGATCCGATGGCCGACATCTTCTTCCCGATCGCGCCCTACCTACTGGGGCTGGGGGTGGCGGCGCAGGCCCGGCGCAGCGCGGAGTCGGCGCGGGTGCTCGCCGACCTCCGCGGGCAGCAGGCGCACGACGCGGTCATGGAGGAACGGGTCCGGATCGCCCGCGAGCTGCACGACATGGTGGCGCACAGCGTGACCGTCATGGTGATCCAGGCGGGCGTGGTGCGCCGCCGGATGGAGGCCGGGCTCGACGTCGACCACGACCTGCTGCGCAGCATCGAGTCCGGCGGCCGGGACGCGGTCGGCGAGCTGCGCCGCACGCTGGGCCTGCTCCGCGGTGAGGAGAGCGGCGAGGAGAGCGGCGTCACGGTGCTGCCGCCGGCCGGGATGGATCGTCTGGACGAGCTGATAGCCCAGGTCCGGGAGGCGGGGCTGACCGTGACGGTGCGCCGGGAGGGCACGCCGGCGCCGCTGCTGCCCGCGGTGGACCTGTCGGCGTACCGGATCGTTCAGGAGGCGCTCACCAACGTGCTGAAACACGCCGGGCCGGTGCGGGTGACGGTCGGCATCGCCTATCGCGGGGACGGGGTGCATCTCTCGGTGGTCAACGACGGTCCGGTCGCGGCGGCGCCGGCGGGTGGCGGGCAGGGGCTGATCGGGATGCGGGAACGGGCCGCCCTCTTCGGCGGGGAGCTGACGGCGGGACCGTGCCCGGGCGGCGGCTTCGCGATCACGGCACGGCTCCCCCGATGA
- a CDS encoding response regulator, which produces MSITVVIADDQRMVRAGLRMVIETEPDMTVIGEAGDGAEAVALTRRMRPDVVLMDIAMPRQDGLTATGTLLAGADPPRIIVLTTFDTDENLHRALRAGASGFLLKVSSPEHLITAIRVVAAGDSLLDPAVTTRVIAAFAGRPGPVPPPELGDLTPRETDVLRLIARGMSNGEIAAALTVGEATVKTHVARVLMKLGLRDRVQAVVYAYESGLVRAGNGSGPERGGVPGL; this is translated from the coding sequence ATGAGCATCACGGTGGTGATCGCCGACGATCAGCGGATGGTGCGTGCCGGCCTGCGCATGGTGATCGAGACCGAGCCCGACATGACGGTCATCGGCGAGGCCGGCGACGGCGCCGAGGCGGTGGCCCTCACCCGGCGGATGCGTCCCGACGTGGTCCTGATGGACATCGCGATGCCCCGCCAGGACGGCCTCACCGCCACCGGGACCCTGCTCGCGGGCGCCGACCCGCCCCGGATCATCGTGCTGACCACGTTCGACACCGACGAGAACCTGCATCGGGCGCTGCGGGCCGGCGCGAGCGGTTTCCTGCTGAAGGTGTCTTCACCGGAGCATCTGATCACCGCGATCCGGGTGGTGGCGGCCGGCGACTCGCTGCTCGATCCGGCGGTCACGACGCGGGTCATCGCGGCGTTCGCGGGGCGGCCGGGGCCGGTGCCGCCGCCGGAGCTGGGTGATCTGACCCCGCGGGAGACGGACGTGCTGCGGCTGATCGCCCGGGGCATGTCGAACGGGGAGATCGCCGCGGCCCTCACCGTGGGCGAGGCAACCGTGAAGACCCACGTGGCGCGGGTGCTGATGAAACTGGGTTTGCGGGACCGGGTGCAGGCGGTCGTCTACGCGTACGAGTCCGGGCTGGTCCGGGCCGGGAACGGGTCAGGCCCGGAACGCGGCGGCGTTCCGGGCCTGTGA